TATCTGTGGACAGgggcggactgggactaaaaatcagccctggcatttaaattacacaggcccacctgaggcccagtaggaaagaaattgtGTGCCGCCGCTCAGCGACGGCGAaaggggcgtgaccacattgtgttgtgggtgtggccaacatggggcattgatacatacattataacaaaacattacatttatcacgccctcccatccacatcacgccatccccccagccacattatgacacccccagcccactgtacttatctatgcttctggtgctgctgacatccttcagggtgggaacttcctatagagtgagcagggaagctcttagtctcgcgagattaccaaatcttgtgagacttagagctcctcggcttgctctgcaggctgtgtcctatccagggactgggagcagctatccgctccctcctgctgaccagagctggattaatgcctGGGGGgcacggggtatttaagacaggggacccctattatgtaacatagttatcatattagacaaaatgttagacaaatacacaggcaatactgagtgaaatactgttagttgcacgcagctctgccttcacaagcagtacagtgtgaagtgggacttacctcccaactgtccttgtagtcggaccaaatctcactaaacgagacagtcaccaaaattcgggaattccccaccagtgttcttgtcactttcaccacctgtggctgctggtgtctttagtagctgcttgtctggatcctcgaatgctggaggccctattttgaaaaaaaaaatgggtacatgtaatttagaaacctccaaccagccctgggggtaaatgtatcataccccggttttctaaactcgcgggagatcggcgtcttcgcagcttaaatttaaagcgccgctgccttgtaaagtgaggtttccctttacaaggcagcgccgctttaaatttaagctgtgaaGACGCCTATTTGCCGTGacttgagaaaaccggggtatgatacatttacccccccggtGTTTAATCAAtttaaatactagtattcacgtttaataaacctatatacctccctccaaacaacccccacaataaattaaatcgcatttacatttaagaaatatacctttttcccacaaccatcactgccaataaataattcctattcaaatttaataaatagacgttatttttttcccaaatagccccactttcaattaatagcccccaaatcatattatgccacaatagtgccccagttcgtacaatagtaagcccaaatgatattataccacaatattgcccccagttgatattatgccacaatagtgcccccaaatcatattatgccatacagtagtgcccccaaatcccATGTGGCATCCTGGCTCTTCTCaccccccctgagtggcatcctggctcttctccccccccccccccccatctcctgagtggcatcctgtctcctatccccccccctgagtggcatactgtttcttattcctcctccccccccccctgagtggcatactgtttcttattccccccccccccgagtggcatactgtatcttattccccccccccccccgactggCATACTGtcctgtctcttattccccccccctagtggcatactgtttcttattattcccctccccccccccgagtggcatactgtcatgtctcttattccccccctagtggcatactgtttcttattcctcctcccccccccctgagtggcatactgtttcctattcccccccccccgagtggcatactgtatcttattccccccccccccccctgagtggcatactgtcccccgagtggcatactgtcatgtctcttattCCTCCCCCtcagtggcatactgtttcttattatccccccgagtggcatactgtcttgtctcttatttcaatatacaaatactcacatgatcgctgcgcagGGGACCGGACCGACccaactgaccatcggcccttctggcaaatgccagacgtgccagatggccagtccggccctgtctgtgGATATCACCACTTGGCCAAGTGCATGATTTCTGAAATCTGTAGTATTTTTATTGACAGTGCCAAAAATATAATGCAACCGAATGGGAAAGGGACCTAGGATCATCCCCCTCCCAGACGAAGAGGCATGAGAGGACATGCCTAAAAAGTTATATCTCAACCAAAATAAGAGACTTCTTACAAAATCTCTTATTGCTGGTACGGTACCCCAGTGATACTCAATAAAATGTTTCCCGGCTAATCACTAGACTGTTGACGTGGATGTGGTCATATAGGCACCATGGGGCATATCTGTTGGAAATGCCCTGTAATCTCTCCCTTCTGGGACAAAGTCCATAGACTCTTGAACAGTCTCTCTGAGGCCACGGTGGCAAGGGATCTTTGCTATGCTATGCCCCCCCAAGATAAATGTTATAGGAAGCTTGTTGCACATATTTTAGCAGCAGCCAAATCCCTCTTGACTCTACATTAGAAGAACACCTCCCCATCTCTATTAGCACTTAGATTTGGCATATAGTAGCTATTGAGTAGATAACTTACTACCTTTACAATAGAGGTCATGTTTTTAATCAAGTATTGGCCACCTGGCTCTTCTCTGAATGCAGATCTtcgtctctctccatctgctccACCTCTTCCGCCGTCAACCCATGTGCAGTGGTTGATTTCTCATCTCTGAATCTTTCTCCCTAATTCTGTAAGGCTATACCCATACTTATCCACACTGATCTACTCCACACTGTGATGTTTCGTTGTTGACATCCCCCCTCCCGACCCCACCTCTGATCCTGTACTCCCTCCCCTCTAACTTCTGTATATTATACTGTTGTTAATATCTGTAAACCTTAAAAGCTGGTTCTACAATTTCATACTATGAATCCTGCTCTGTAGACCCTTTTTCCTTTTGTGACCTAGATACAATATGATATTCTGTACAtgttggttttttgttttgtttgaagCTTTTTGATGTTACTATTGCGCTGCATTGATAtctgtattgtactgtaattTATAAAATTTGGCcactcaaaaataaataattattaaaaaaaaaacacatatacataaaaaaaatatagcgaAATACATCCACAGTCCCAAagcaattaaaatattgtatatgcAACCCTTGCAGTTAGGAACAATGCACATCCCAGAAAGAGAAGATAGGGTGTCCAGATATTACATCACATTCTTTTGATCCAAACTAATTGTGATAGATGAGAAGTGTGTGGttcttgtaatgtttttttatatgttcatCTATTCAAAAGTGGTTCCTGGAATGATTTGCTTTAGTGTTTCTAAAGGGTATCTTTTGTTTCATACAGTAAAAGAATTCAAGAATACATGGGACAAATATATGGCTATTGTTATTGTTAAAACCGACAAtctaaaatgtttaaagaaacaaaaaaggtCAGACTAGATGGACCTGTAGGTTATTTTTTGCCATTGAATTCCATATTTCTATATGTACTGTAGTGAAGTTGCAGCCAtggctacattttttttattttaaaacatacgCAGGGCATAGCGAATTACAGTAGTTAGCCTTGAAAATATGTTCTCTATTTTTGTCCTGTAAACAAATCGTGTTGACACTCTATTTATGTTGCTCTAAAAATGCAAAACCCTCCTTACCACCAATGTATGTAAATGGATGATTGTCTCTGCTCTACATACACATACTTTATATAGCTAAAATCCTACGACAGCGTGTGAGAGGTTCACTCTTAACAAATGCCAATAAAAAAGATGATCTCCGTTTCATTACCATGTAACACAAATGCTgaaattgtatagatagatagtgtCTAGATTGTTCATAGATAGTGTTGGCAGCattatatagttttatttataatttatttcagCTCTTAAGAAAGGAAATCCGTAATCAGATGGGTTATTGTAACGCCACAGTATGATGAAAATTGCTTGAATTGTTTTATCATTGAAAACTTGTGAGATAACCAAGATCCCCATGCTTGTGTGACATTACAATAATGAAATCATTGTTGGCAGTCTGAGTTCTCCATAAGGAAGCTGCAATGTCATGCTCTGATTGTTCCTCAGGTTCTTATTGATTTGTGGGAGTGGGGTTTGGACGCAGGCCAGGGTTTCACAAAACATGCAAGAGCACTGCAAGCAGAACAAAACATAGCTCAAGCATGGAGATAACAGAAACATGCTGGAGGACAATTGCTGCAGGTCGTTAAATGTTATTTCTTGTTTATTTCAAGTTCTGCAAGTGACTACAGGAAAAGACGGAAGTCTGAGCCCAGTGTAGGTCATCAGAGAGCCCACAGTGACCAGAATACAAACAGAAACAGCCTTAGTAGAATGGGAGCTCAAGGTGCAAATGCCACCCTGCGGAAACCTTTTATTAACTCTTCTCCTCCATCTCCTTCACGGACAAAAGGTAGGCGGAATGTTGAGATATAATGTATCAAACTCATTGGTTTTCAGTTTACCAGTAACATGTGCCAACGGTTTTCTAAATCAAGATGCAACAGCACCACCTACTTGTGTACCTGTATATAGACTGATTTACCATACATGGTATGAGATTGTTGTGCTTTTATCTAAAGCTCGATTGTACTGATCTCTACACTTATTTTCTAATCAAAAACTGTTTGAACAAAATACTAAATATAAAAGGTCCTTTTTATTTACAATTGACTTTACGGAGGTCGAAATTATACAGAACATACTTGTCAGATGATTCCTTTAAAACGGTTGTAATTattactaaggctgggtacacactacagggttttcagccgattatcgagccaatcacaCTATAAACGACCGTTCTGCCCGAtaccacattagtgtgtacgctccaacgatgagcgattattgttccaaagctcatcttatcatttgatttgattgttaaaccaaactaaaaatcttgttcaacaatggaacgttGTCattcaaattctgcagtgtgtatgcactcaagacctgcagtgtccatagatctctatggtgtGTCATGATCTTtttagccaatggttatgacagatgaagagcacagatctgaaggaaaatgttgtaaaacgtgtatagtgtgtacgtgtatagttgttggtaaaatcgttaactatagcGCATTgaaagaaattttctgtagtgtgtacccaaccttagatttactctgaactcacttcatagaTAGATTGATGTAGACAGATAGTTAGACATGAGCtagagagacagatagatatgagatagatagtttAGACACACATGAGATTGTTTCGGGGGTAAATGCAGGATtcgtagaggggggggggggggttccaaacACTTTATTATTGAATAAATTAACAATAACAACATAAAACAACCTGCTTCAATAAACCGTCCTCAGGTACTtaactaatgaaaaaaaaatgtggcaATGGTTGTAAATGTCAGATATTTAAATCAGCAACAATTACAGCCAATGTAAAATGCTTAATGATCACAACACTGATTGTAACATTTTATAATGCATTGTGactacatattaataataataatttgtgatgCATTTTACACTGTACTTTCACTTGCATTTAGCTACAAGTGGTAGTGCAGGCAGGAACAGAGCCCAGACGAGAACAGACTCCCAGAGGATATGTTGCAGGCAGGATTAGTGCTGTGATGGGGGGTGTCCCCATCTGATGGCTATTCATATCAGCCCCCATTCCTCTCCTCTTTCCCATGTTCCAGCTGTTGAGGAGCTGAGCAGCTGCTGTGTTAAGTCTCTCCAGCTGTCACCTGACTATtgcagagccaatcagggctatCACATGAGCCTTCTCCAATTAGAACACTGCTTCAGCCACAGGTTAGGAGCAGAAAGGAGCCAGAGAAGACCAGGGTAAAGACACATGCACTGCCTCAATCTATGAAAACTCTATCATCACATCATTTGAGCATACAGAGAGGGGTATTTCTGGCAActgaattaccccccccccccccccttaaatgcTCACCTGTGTTTAGACAGACATGAGATAGTTTAGAAAGACAAGCTTGAGATAGATATAAGTGTAATACCATGTATGGTCAGTTTTAATCTCTTAAAATCATGTGTTAATTTATCCAGACCAAATTACCAAATTAGACTTGTTTTTTCTAGGTGTATATAAGTTTCGAATAGAGTGTgatgtaaaaataacattaaaaaaaaaggaccTGGAAATACTTTTATGAAAATAATTACTTTTTCGTAGTTTGTTTTAGTGATTTTGGTGAGGATATGGATACTTCTATCGAATTCTCTATATTTCACTCTTATTACTAACGCTTTATCTTTTGCTATCAATCTGTTAATTTCTGGAAATGTCTCTCTTTTATCATGCTGCTTTTTGGATTTTGAAGGTGGGGATGTTAGCAGAATGTATCCCCCTCTATTCGCTTATTCTGTTCATAAACCAAACGCCACAAACTCATTCGATTGTTATAGGGGCTATAGCCACCACTTAGCTGTGCCTGATGATACAAAACGTTCGATCAACTTTAAGAATGGCTGGCAGATGAACCGTCAGAATGCAGAGGTGTGGAGCAGCACAGAGGAAACGGCATCGCCAAAAATTAAGTCTAGGAGTTGTGATGACTTGTTAGCAGAAGATCACAACAACTTCTGTAATACCCAGACCAAATCTGAAAGCATGGGTTCCTTATTATGTGAAAATAATTCTAAGGATAGCTCTTTAGCTTGGGGCAACTCGTTTACTTCTGAGGGCTGTGCCACAAACAGATCCAGGGTTCGTCACAGGTCGGCTCATGACACACCAGGGTTTttgaaattatacaaaaaaatgcaCCGTATAAATCGCAAAGACTTATTGAGCTCTGAAGTGATCTGTTCAGTGAAATCTCGGATATTGCagtatgagcaggagcagcaaaaaGGTCTATTTGCAGGTTGGAGGACAGAGTCTGAAGAAGTGCCAAGAGATATGGTACCAACCAGAATATCAGAGTTTGAACGGCTCATCCAGAAATCCAAATCTATGCCTAACCTTGGAGATGAGATGCTGTCTGCAGTTAGCTTGGATATCTCTACCAATAGCTCTTGCCCTAAACGGCGGTTTTCGATTGAATCATTATTGGATGAAGAAACCCAAGAAAGGCATATACCTCAGGTACAGCACAATGGCAAATCTAAAACACTAGTTCCTGTACATATTGAGGTAACAAGTGATCAAATTCCAAGGTCACATGTAGAATTTTCTGATAGTGATCCTGATGCAGTTGTGTCTGACCTGAGTGACTTTATACAAATTGAAGGATCTTCCTTTTGCAGTGAGAGTGATTTTGACCACTATTCCTTCACATCATCCGAAAGCTTTTATGGATCTGggaatcaccatcaccaccaccatcatcaccaccaccaccatcggCACCTTATCAGCTCTTGCAAAGGAAGGTGCCCGGCATCATACACGCGTTTCACCACTATGTTAAAACATGAGAGGGCTAAGCAGGAGAAAAATGAATCTTCAGGAAGGCGAGAAACAGATTCAGGCCTTTCCAAAATAGCATTTCTTGTTAGTCCAGTGCCTTTTCGTAGGAAAAAATGCTCTACACCTAAAAGGCAATCTGAGAAGAGCCGATGTAAACCATCAGTGTTTGACGCTCTGGACTCTGCTCTCCAGGATATCTGTGACCAAATAAAAGCTGAAAAAAGGCGTGGGAGCTTGCCAGATAACAGCATTCTGCACAGACTTATTAGTGAGCTTCTTCCAGATGTTCCAGAAAGAAATTCATCTTTAAGAGCATTTCCATTGACCACCGCTAATCAGTCTTACTACCAACTGCCTCAGGATGGTGCTATTCATAATACACCATATCAAAATGATTGTGGAAGATTGCCCAACAGTGCCTCTTACCAGGAGGTGGATGAAACCAACAACAACTCCCAAGATAGTCCATACTGTTTTCAAGGTGCTCCACTATAGTATCCTTACTTTTCATCATACATCCACCTTGATCCATTTCATATACCCCAAAATATGTAATGCAAAATGCTTTCATGTGCATATGATAAAGTACCAGAGCCATTTGTGGAGTAGAGATGTGGTAGGAAGAGACAAACTGAACAGACAACTTTTAATTCACATCTTCAACAGAAAACAAAATCATGAAAATGATTATCAACTTTATTATTGTCACACATTCTATTGATGCTTTCATCCTTTTTAGTATTAACATGTAGCCTAGTTAATCTGGATTTTTATGCTTCCTCTACATCTCTGCCCCAAAGAAACCATCACGTGAGCCATTGATTAAGTCTCTTGTATACAATTTACTTATGTAGACTCTTGTATACAATTTACTTGTGTAGACTCTTGTATACAATTTACTTGTGTAGACTCTTGTATACAATTTACTTATGTAGATGTTTTATCAGATTGTCAATTTACTATAAAATAATGTGGGGATAGAGGATCATCAGTCTTCCTTTATCTGAACAGAATATTGATTACCAATCTTACCAGCACAGCTTTCTTTTACATTTAAGTGCACAATGAATAGGTTTATTTTACATTCCATTAACAAAGACATTTCCACTTGATCTTTTACACTACTGTAATGTACATGCGACACATAATTAATAACAAAAGACAATGCCTTATAGTGCGAGTTAGGTCACACGAATGATTGCACACTGTATAGTGATTAGTCTTCACAACTGGTTGGTGATGCCTATGGCCATGCTGGAAGCAATGGTGTTTATAAAGTCTTTAGGCAAACACTGATGGCATTAGAGGAAATATTGCTTTTCCAAACAAGTAACTAAGATGTATAGAGACTCCTCATTACATTCTGCCATTGTACCATATTCCCCTAAACATTCATTAATTTTGTTATGCATGTGAGAAGAGCATGATATTGTGGTTGGTGTATCCATCCGTGCATTATTTTCATTGCTGCAGTTTTGCTTGGCTTAATGTGTACCATAAATACATGTGAAGAAACGCTTGCTAATCACAGTATTAGATCACGCTGCCTTGTTAGTTGATGCTTTTCTCTCAGAGAAGGCTGCAATGAAGTCACTGCTCAGGAATGTATTGAATGTCTCTGCAGCAGGAATAGGATCTGCATACCTATTTTGTATTGGATGGTTTTACACTTATGTCACTGAATTAAAATAGATTGCAAGTTTAAGATCAAGAAACATTTCTAGTGAAAGCacaatcacaatatttttttattttattttgtccacaATTGACACAAAGGTAACACTGATGATAGTAAAAGCTTAGTGTATCTTAATGGTCTCCTGGTTTTCTAGCTGATCAAGAATCTCCCCGGAATTATTCCTCGGCATTCACTGATGTGAGCAGGAATCCAGCGAGGCGGAGAGCACACGAGAAGGAGGTACCCAATCAATTGTCCTCAGTCAATTATGTACAagaatcctgtaaaaaaaaacttcttattATGTAGAATATATCAATCTGATATTTATTCTGATTAGTCTTTAGCAGGTTACACTAATGGAATAAGATATTTAATATAGCTGGATACTCTGGCTTACAAGCCACCTCATCATATAATATGTTAACCTCTATGGAACAATATTATATGAACAAGTTATggtttatttttcctatttttcctATTTAAGATAGACTTATCCAAGCAAAGCATCGGGAAACCTATTTAATGAGGACAGTGGTGGTACAA
The Mixophyes fleayi isolate aMixFle1 chromosome 1, aMixFle1.hap1, whole genome shotgun sequence DNA segment above includes these coding regions:
- the SORBS2 gene encoding sorbin and SH3 domain-containing protein 2 isoform X5 — translated: MNTDSGGCARKRAAMSVTLTAVKRAQSSPNLMASGQESLSPDSDIWSSYYDCMKDGLNGDSSGSSLAAKGFRSVRPNLQEKKSPTQTPVTVNGNSGSPASPMSHLQRSFSPTYRSPLSLNSNIMAMQHSRALDTTDSYSQQYQSEVSRSSSTIPICRTSEEEKKVTVIKAPHYAGIGPIDESGIPTAIRTTVDRPKDWYKTMFKQIHMVHKPDNDSDFSNTAYAYNTDNYSSAFPAYSHPAAKTQTYRPLSKSISDNGTDIFRTSSPLPPPPIPVPPPAMPLRPRELSSPEKNEWEPPDRKVDTRKFRSEPRSIFEYEPGKSSILEHERPTSLYQSSIEKGIEGPSSSASDYRKRRKSEPSVGHQRAHSDQNTNRNSLSRMGAQGANATLRKPFINSSPPSPSRTKGGDVSRMYPPLFAYSVHKPNATNSFDCYRGYSHHLAVPDDTKRSINFKNGWQMNRQNAEVWSSTEETASPKIKSRSCDDLLAEDHNNFCNTQTKSESMGSLLCENNSKDSSLAWGNSFTSEGCATNRSRVRHRSAHDTPGFLKLYKKMHRINRKDLLSSEVICSVKSRILQYEQEQQKGLFAGWRTESEEVPRDMVPTRISEFERLIQKSKSMPNLGDEMLSAVSLDISTNSSCPKRRFSIESLLDEETQERHIPQVQHNGKSKTLVPVHIEVTSDQIPRSHVEFSDSDPDAVVSDLSDFIQIEGSSFCSESDFDHYSFTSSESFYGSGNHHHHHHHHHHHHRHLISSCKGRCPASYTRFTTMLKHERAKQEKNESSGRRETDSGLSKIAFLVSPVPFRRKKCSTPKRQSEKSRCKPSVFDALDSALQDICDQIKAEKRRGSLPDNSILHRLISELLPDVPERNSSLRAFPLTTANQSYYQLPQDGAIHNTPYQNDCGRLPNSASYQEVDETNNNSQDSPYCFQADQESPRNYSSAFTDVSRNPARRRAHEKEAARAVYDFKAQTPKELSFKKGDTVYVLRKIDKNWYEGEHHGRVGILPISYVEKISSTEKVQPMRPPPPAQVREIGEAVAKYNFTADTNVELTLKKGDKVTLLKKVDQNWYEGKIPGTNRQGIFPVSYVEIVKKSPSKSPGESPDHSLPHIYTSDRIHNSSTPTRAAFTHENIQTMGEPYQSLYNYTPRNEDELELREGDVIDVMEKCDDGWFVGTSRRTKFFGTFPGNYVKRL
- the SORBS2 gene encoding sorbin and SH3 domain-containing protein 2 isoform X6; the encoded protein is MNTDSGGCARKRAAMSVTLTAVKRAQSSPNLMASGQESLSPDSAKGFRSVRPNLQEKKSPTQTPVTVNGNSGSPASPMSHLQRSFSPTYRSPLSLNSNIMAMQHSRALDTTDSYSQQYQSEVSRSSSTIPICRTSEEEKKVTVIKAPHYAGIGPIDESGIPTAIRTTVDRPKDWYKTMFKQIHMVHKPDNDSDFSNTAYAYNTDNYSSAFPAYSHPAAKTQTYRPLSKSISDNGTDIFRTSSPLPPPPIPVPPPAMPLRPRELSSPEKNEWEPPDRKVDTRKFRSEPRSIFEYEPGKSSILEHERPTSLYQSSIEKGIEGPSSSASDYRKRRKSEPSVGHQRAHSDQNTNRNSLSRMGAQGANATLRKPFINSSPPSPSRTKGGDVSRMYPPLFAYSVHKPNATNSFDCYRGYSHHLAVPDDTKRSINFKNGWQMNRQNAEVWSSTEETASPKIKSRSCDDLLAEDHNNFCNTQTKSESMGSLLCENNSKDSSLAWGNSFTSEGCATNRSRVRHRSAHDTPGFLKLYKKMHRINRKDLLSSEVICSVKSRILQYEQEQQKGLFAGWRTESEEVPRDMVPTRISEFERLIQKSKSMPNLGDEMLSAVSLDISTNSSCPKRRFSIESLLDEETQERHIPQVQHNGKSKTLVPVHIEVTSDQIPRSHVEFSDSDPDAVVSDLSDFIQIEGSSFCSESDFDHYSFTSSESFYGSGNHHHHHHHHHHHHRHLISSCKGRCPASYTRFTTMLKHERAKQEKNESSGRRETDSGLSKIAFLVSPVPFRRKKCSTPKRQSEKSRCKPSVFDALDSALQDICDQIKAEKRRGSLPDNSILHRLISELLPDVPERNSSLRAFPLTTANQSYYQLPQDGAIHNTPYQNDCGRLPNSASYQEVDETNNNSQDSPYCFQADQESPRNYSSAFTDVSRNPARRRAHEKEAARAVYDFKAQTPKELSFKKGDTVYVLRKIDKNWYEGEHHGRVGILPISYVEKISSTEKVQPMRPPPPAQVREIGEAVAKYNFTADTNVELTLKKGDKVTLLKKVDQNWYEGKIPGTNRQGIFPVSYVEIVKKSPSKSPGESPDHSLPHIYTSDRIHNSSTPTRAAFTHENIQTMGEPYQSLYNYTPRNEDELELREGDVIDVMEKCDDGWFVGTSRRTKFFGTFPGNYVKRL
- the SORBS2 gene encoding sorbin and SH3 domain-containing protein 2 isoform X8, with protein sequence MNTGQESLSPDSAKGFRSVRPNLQEKKSPTQTPVTVNGNSGSPASPMSHLQRSFSPTYRSPLSLNSNIMAMQHSRALDTTDSYSQQYQSEVSRSSSTIPICRTSEEEKKVTVIKAPHYAGIGPIDESGIPTAIRTTVDRPKDWYKTMFKQIHMVHKPDNDSDFSNTAYAYNTDNYSSAFPAYSHPAAKTQTYRPLSKSISDNGTDIFRTSSPLPPPPIPVPPPAMPLRPRELSSPEKNEWEPPDRKVDTRKFRSEPRSIFEYEPGKSSILEHERPTSLYQSSIEKGIEGPSSSASDYRKRRKSEPSVGHQRAHSDQNTNRNSLSRMGAQGANATLRKPFINSSPPSPSRTKGGDVSRMYPPLFAYSVHKPNATNSFDCYRGYSHHLAVPDDTKRSINFKNGWQMNRQNAEVWSSTEETASPKIKSRSCDDLLAEDHNNFCNTQTKSESMGSLLCENNSKDSSLAWGNSFTSEGCATNRSRVRHRSAHDTPGFLKLYKKMHRINRKDLLSSEVICSVKSRILQYEQEQQKGLFAGWRTESEEVPRDMVPTRISEFERLIQKSKSMPNLGDEMLSAVSLDISTNSSCPKRRFSIESLLDEETQERHIPQVQHNGKSKTLVPVHIEVTSDQIPRSHVEFSDSDPDAVVSDLSDFIQIEGSSFCSESDFDHYSFTSSESFYGSGNHHHHHHHHHHHHRHLISSCKGRCPASYTRFTTMLKHERAKQEKNESSGRRETDSGLSKIAFLVSPVPFRRKKCSTPKRQSEKSRCKPSVFDALDSALQDICDQIKAEKRRGSLPDNSILHRLISELLPDVPERNSSLRAFPLTTANQSYYQLPQDGAIHNTPYQNDCGRLPNSASYQEVDETNNNSQDSPYCFQADQESPRNYSSAFTDVSRNPARRRAHEKEAARAVYDFKAQTPKELSFKKGDTVYVLRKIDKNWYEGEHHGRVGILPISYVEKISSTEKVQPMRPPPPAQVREIGEAVAKYNFTADTNVELTLKKGDKVTLLKKVDQNWYEGKIPGTNRQGIFPVSYVEIVKKSPSKSPGESPDHSLPHIYTSDRIHNSSTPTRAAFTHENIQTMGEPYQSLYNYTPRNEDELELREGDVIDVMEKCDDGWFVGTSRRTKFFGTFPGNYVKRL